In Pongo abelii isolate AG06213 chromosome 15, NHGRI_mPonAbe1-v2.0_pri, whole genome shotgun sequence, a single window of DNA contains:
- the GPR132 gene encoding probable G-protein coupled receptor 132, with the protein MPGNATPVTITPWASLGLPAKTCNNVSFEESRIVLVVVYSAVCTLGVPANCLTAWLALLQVLQGNVLAVYLLCLALCELLYTGTLPLWVIYIRNQHRWTLGLLACKVTAYIFFCNIYVSILFLCCISCDRFVAVVYALESRGHRRQRTAILISACIFILVGIVHYPVFQTEDKETCFDMLQMDSRIAGYYYARFTVGFAIPLSIIAFTNHRIFRSIKRSMGLSAAQKAKVKHSAIAVVVIFLVCFAPYHLVLLVKAAAFSYYRGDRNAMCGLEERLYTASVVFLCLSTVNSVADPIIYVLATDHSRQEVSRIHKGWKQWSMRTDITRLTHTRDTEELQSPMALADHYTFSRPVHPPGSPCPAKRLIEESC; encoded by the exons ATGCCAG GAAACGCCACCCCAGTGACCATTACCCCGTGGGCCTCCCTGGGTCTCCCCGCCAAGACCTGCAACAACGTGTCCTTCGAGGAGAGCAGGATAGTCCTGGTCGTGGTGTACAGCGCAGTGTGCACGCTGGGGGTGCCGGCCAACTGCCTGACTGCGTGGCTGGCGCTGCTGCAGGTACTGCAGGGCAACGTGCTGGCCGTCTACCTGCTCTGCCTGGCACTCTGCGAGCTGCTGTACACGGGCACGCTGCCGCTCTGGGTCATCTATATCCGCAACCAGCACCGCTGGACCCTGGGCCTGCTGGCCTGCAAGGTGACCGCCTACATCTTCTTCTGCAACATCTACGTCAGCATCCTCTTCCTGTGCTGCATCTCCTGCGACCGCTTCGTGGCCGTGGTGTACGCGCTGGAGAGCCGGGGCCACCGCCGCCAGAGGACCGCCATCCTCATCTCCGCCTGCATCTTTATCCTCGTCGGGATCGTTCACTACCCAGTGTTTCAGACGGAAGACAAGGAAACCTGCTTCGACATGCTGCAGATGGACAGCAGGATTGCCGGGTACTACTATGCCAGGTTCACCGTTGGCTTTGCCATCCCTCTCTCCATCATTGCCTTCACCAACCACCGGATTTTCAGGAGCATCAAGCGGAGCATGGGCTTAAGTGCTGCCCAGAAGGCCAAGGTGAAGCACTCGGCCATCGCGGTGGTTGTCATCTTCCTGGTGTGCTTCGCCCCGTACCACCTGGTTCTCCTCGTCAAAGCCGCTGCCTTTTCCTACTACAGAGGAGACAGGAACGCCATGTGCGGCTTGGAGGAAAGGCTGTATACAGCCTCTGTGGTGTTTCTGTGCCTGTCCACGGTGAACAGCGTGGCTGACCCCATTATCTACGTGCTGGCCACGGACCATTCCCGCCAAGAAGTGTCCAGAATCCATAAGGGGTGGAAACAGTGGTCCATGAGGACAGACATCACCAGGCTCACCCACACCAGGGACACTGAGGAGCTGCAGTCACCCATGGCCCTTGCAGACCACTACACCTTCTCCAGGCCCGTGCACCCACCAGGGTCACCATGCCCTGCAAAGAGGCTAATTGAGGAGTCCTGCTGA